In the bacterium genome, one interval contains:
- a CDS encoding HpcH/HpaI aldolase/citrate lyase family protein, with product MINAGLYGADCLILDLEDSVAPAEKAAARVLVRHALAKVDFGFSERIVRINPLTSPYGGEDLDSIVPMAPDALLIPKCESRNDILKVEEMISSLEKRFGLVHPLPLIALIESAKGVVNAAEIALTSDRLVALCFGAEDFTADIGAERTADGRESFVARSQMLLAAKAAGLQALDTVYANVLDEAGLKASAQEAVALGFDGKGVIHPSQIKPIHQAFHPTPEQIDKAQQIVAAMKEALASGSGVTALNGKMIDAPVLMRAERTLTLAKEYGLL from the coding sequence ATGATTAACGCCGGACTCTACGGCGCAGATTGCCTGATCCTGGACCTGGAGGATTCGGTGGCGCCTGCTGAAAAAGCTGCGGCGCGGGTTCTTGTTCGCCATGCCCTGGCGAAGGTGGATTTTGGTTTCTCGGAAAGAATCGTGCGCATAAATCCCCTTACCTCGCCCTATGGCGGCGAGGATCTCGATTCGATCGTTCCCATGGCGCCGGACGCTCTGCTCATCCCAAAATGTGAGAGCCGTAACGATATCCTCAAGGTGGAGGAGATGATCTCCAGCCTGGAAAAACGGTTCGGGCTGGTTCATCCGCTGCCTCTTATCGCCCTGATCGAATCAGCGAAAGGGGTTGTCAACGCTGCAGAGATTGCGCTGACCAGTGATCGCTTGGTGGCGCTCTGCTTTGGTGCAGAGGATTTCACCGCTGACATCGGGGCGGAACGCACGGCTGACGGCCGGGAAAGTTTTGTGGCGCGCAGTCAGATGCTGTTGGCCGCCAAAGCGGCGGGACTGCAGGCGCTGGACACGGTCTATGCCAATGTGCTGGATGAAGCCGGCCTGAAGGCCAGTGCGCAGGAGGCGGTGGCCCTGGGCTTTGACGGCAAAGGGGTCATTCATCCCAGCCAGATCAAGCCGATCCATCAGGCTTTTCATCCGACGCCGGAACAGATCGATAAAGCGCAACAGATCGTTGCGGCCATGAAAGAGGCGCTGGCAAGCGGCTCAGGCGTCACGGCGCTGAACGGGAAGATGATCGATGCGCCTGTGCTGATGCGCGCGGAACGCACCTTGACCCTGGCCAAAGAATACGGCCTGCTTTGA